A window from Pichia kudriavzevii chromosome 5, complete sequence encodes these proteins:
- a CDS encoding uncharacterized protein (PKUD0E01800), producing the protein MNNIIAFNMNNSTETLFTMKKVDSFINEYLANVDSDKALTDITVVKSFVKTILSNERDQDQSIVLILKILRGYTRNFDLSKASTEVKGYLITLGLKVLDNINYGKALSTTTNRDLFMLMLTRYFSSCNEFQACRLKESFLRFKTAYNDYKVSTFQVFTVNQLFKNRMFYSICEIVGQFHVDEYDMAEEKCLNLQYPLYMHQVSHSLIIDGSYEQASKLLSIILSLSFLTFERVTFDCISIEYMLLSMILNRSSNYDFIPLLKLREKIPTKIVDVFQSFHSYDLESFVYNYLLCIHEVGSNSSTSHLLDVFTTSRMIELSKLLLDNRYLHLSTKLSKSRLRTQELYTNDLIRTLNSKISRYSIQLPNYSFNPMIKATGAKSIQPLKYIDDLAHANRDLKHMNS; encoded by the coding sequence atgaatAACATAATAGCTTTCAACATGAATAATTCAACAGAGACCTTATTTACGATGAAGAAAGTAGATAGCTTCATCAATGAGTATCTTGCTAATGTTGACAGCGATAAAGCTCTAACGGACATTACTGTTGTCAAGAGCTTCGTAAAGACGATACTTTCAAACGAAAGAGATCAGGATCAATCtattgttttgattttgaaaattctaAGAGGGTATACTAGGAATTTTGACCTTTCGAAAGCTTCGACAGAGGTTAAAGGGTATCTCATCACCCTGGGTTTGAAAGTATTGGATAATATCAATTATGGAAAAGCACTGTCAACAACCACAAACCGTGATTTGTTCATGTTAATGTTAACCCGATATTTTAGCTCTTGCAATGAGTTTCAAGCTTGCAGACTTAAAGAGTCTTTTTTGAGATTCAAAACTGCATATAATGATTATAAAGTATCAACATTTCAGGTTTTCACGGTGAATCAactttttaaaaatagAATGTTTTATTCCATTTGCGAAATTGTTGGGCAATTCCATGTTGACGAATATGATATGGCTGAAGAGAAATGCCTGAATCTACAATATCCATTATATATGCACCAGGTTTCTCATTCACTAATAATTGATGGATCATATGAGCAAGCTTCTAAATTATTGTCTATTATCTTATCCTTGAGTTTTCTTACATTCGAAAGAGTCACGTTTGATTGCATTTCGATTGAATATATGCTTCTCTCGATGATATTAAACCGCTCAAGTAATTATGACTTCATACCATTGTTAAAGCTGAGAGAGAAGATTCCCACAAAAATAGTAGATGtctttcaaagttttcattcATATGACTTGGAATCTTTTGTATACAACTACCTTTTGTGCATACACGAGGTTGGCTCCAACTCATCCACATCGCATCTTTTAGATGTCTTCACTACCTCTCGTATGATAGAATTGTCGAAGCTACTACTAGATAATAGGTATTTACATTTGTCTACGAagctttcaaaatcaagattGAGGACACAAGAGTTATACACGAATGACCTTATCAGAACTTTAAActccaaaatatcaagatACAGCATACAATTGCCAAACTACAGCTTCAACCCGATGATCAAAGCTACTGGCGCAAAATCGATTCAACCCTTGAAATACATTGACGACTTAGCGCATGCTAATAGGGACCTAAAGCATATGAATTCGTGA